The genomic region TCCGGTGTCGCCACCTTCATGGTCCTGGACGCCGGGCTGCTGGCCACACCCGCTCCCGGCAGCATCATCGCCCTGATGGCGGTGACCCCGCGCGGGGACCACCTCGCCGTCCTGGCGGGCGTCACCATCGCCACCCTCGTCTCCTTCGCCCTCGCCTCGGTCCTGCTCGGTTTCGGCCGGTCCGAGCGGCGCGCGGCCAAGGAGAAGCAGGAGGCGGCCACCGCACAGCACAACAAGGAGGCCACGTCATGACCACCATCCAAGGTTCGGACATCCGCAAGGTCGTCGTCGCCTGCGACGCCGGCATGGGCAGCAGTGTCATGCTCACCAGTCAGCTCCAGCGCACGCTCAAGCCGTACGGCGTGACCGTCGAGCACTCCCAGGTGGACCGCGTGCCCGGCGACGCCGACGTGGTGCTGTGCCACGCGGGCCTCCTGGGCCGCGCGCAGGGCAACCTCCCGGACAAGGTCGTCATCGGCTTCCAGATGTTCATGGGCGACCCGGCGTTCACCCGTCTGGAGCAGGCGATCAAGGAGGGCGGTTCCCTTGCCGACTGATCTCGCGCTGACCGCCGACGCAGTCCGGCTCGGCCGCACCGCGGCCGACAAGACGGACGCCATCGACCAGTGCGGTGCCCTGCTCGTCGACCTGGGCGCGGTCGAGCCCGGCTACGTGCCCGCGATGCACGAGCGCGAGGCCTCGGTCAGCACGTTCCTCGGCGAGGGCGTCGCCATCCCGCACGGGACGGACGCCTCGCGGGCGCTGATCAAGGAGACCGCGCTGGCCGTCGTCCAGTTCCCCGACGGGGTCGACTGGGACGGCAACACCGTGTACCTGGCGGTCGGCATCGCCGCCTCCGGGGGCGAGCACATCGGGGTCCTCTCGGCCCTGGCGACCGTGCTCAGCGACCCCGCGCGGGCCGAACGGCTGCGGACGGCGTCGGCGCCGTCCGATGTCCTCGCCCTGCTCGGCCCCGGAACGGACGCCTGAGGCAGGGCCCTCGCGCCCTGAGCTCGCGTCGGTCGTGTCCGCCTCGGCGCGGGCCGGTCCGTCCGGGTCGTTCCGGCTCCGACCGCTTCGTCCGGACCGCGTCGTCCCTGTCCACCCGCGTCCGCGCAGGCACCGTGCCCCGTGTCGCGCGTACGCCCCATCGAGCCGTCCCCACCGGCGCGGCGGTCCACTCCCCCGCCCGCGCCCGGGCTCCCCGCGCCGCCGTTCTCGGCGCGGGGAGCCCGTCCACCACCACGAAAGGCCCCACCATGCTCGTCGCCCGCTTCTACGCCCCCGGTGACATCCGCCTCGAGCAGGCACCCGAACCGACCGTGGGCCCCGGGCAGCTCAAGATCGCCGTCGCCAACTGCTCCACCTGCGGCACGGACGTGAAGATCTCCCGCCACGGCCACCACCACATCGACCCGCCGCGCGTGATCGGGCACGAGATCACCGGCCGGATCAGCGAGATCGGCGAGGGCGTCACGGGCTGGGCCGAGGGCGACCGCGTCCAGGTGATCGCGGCGATCCCGTGCGGTTCCTGCCACGAGTGCAAGGCCGGCCGGATGCCGGTGTGCTCCCGCCAGCAGTCCATGGGCTACCACTACGACGGCGGGTTCGCCGAGTCCATGATCATCCCCGAGGCCGTGCTCGCCGTCGACGGCGTCAACCGGGTCCCGGACAACATCGACATGGGCGAGGCGTCGCTGGCCGAGCCGCTGGCCTGCGTGCTCAACGGCCAGGAGATCGCGGGCGTCAGCACTGGCGACACGGTCGTCGTCATGGGCGCCGGTCCCATCGGCTGCCTGCACGTGCGACTGGCCCGTGCCCGCGGCGCGGCCCGCGTGTTCCTGGTCGATATCAACCGGGGGCGCCTGGACATGTCGGCCGACGTCGTCCGGCCGGACGCGGCGATCGCCGGCGAGGAGACCGACCCCGTGGCCGAGGTCCTGCGCCTGACCGGTGACCGGGGCGCGGACGTGGTCATCACCGCGGCCGCGTCGGGGCGGGCCCAGGAGGACGCACTGCGCATGGTGGCGCGCGGCGGCCGGGTCAGCTTCTTCGGCGGCCTGCCCAAGGACAACCCGATCATCCAGCTCGACTCCAACCTCGTGCACTACCGGGAGATCTCGATCTTCGGCGCGAATGGCTCCAGCCCGGCGCACAACCGCCGCGCTCTGGAGCTGATCTCCTCGGGCGCCGTGCCCGTCGCCGACCTCATCACCGAGCGGATGAGCCTGTCCGACGTGCACAAGGCCATCGAAACCGTCGCGGCGGGGACCGCGATCAAGGTGACGATCCAGCCGTGAGCCCGCTCCGGCCCACTGGCGCCCCGGCGCCTTTCACGGTTGGCTGTGGGCGAGGCATTCGCACACGCCCGCCGGTCCAGGCCCTGGGCCGGGGTGAGCCGAGACCGATCGACGACCCGAGCCAGGAGCGATGATGCCGCAGACCGGCCACCCAGACATCCCGACACCCAGGGACGCCGCCCGCGAGGGCACCTCCGCGGAGGGACACGAGCACGCGGATGCCTCCGGGGCCGACCGCGCGGGCGCGTCCCGGCTGGAGGGGATCCCGGCGGCCCCCGGCGCCGCGGTCGGCCCCGTCGCGCGGATGTCCGCGCCGCCGACCCTGCCCAATACCCGCCCCTCCTCGGCGGGCGCCGCCACCGAGGCCGACCGGGCCCGTGACGCCCTCGAACGGGTGGCCGCCCAGTTCGATGCGCGGGCCGAGGGCCTGGGCGAGGAGGCCGCGGCGGTCCTGGGCGCGCTGGCGCTCATGGCCCGCGACCCCGAACTGGCCCGCCGCACGGCCGAGCGCACGGAGGCGGGCGATCCCGCGGCCTGGGCCGTCCACACCGCCTGCGGTGCCTACCAGGAACTCCTGCTGGCGGCCGGGGGGTACCTGGCCGAGCGGGCCGCCGACCTCGCCGACATCCGCGACCGCGCCGTCGCCCACCTGCTCGACCTGCCGATGCCCGGCCTGCCCGACCCCGGGCGGCCGCACGTGCTGGTCGCCGACGACCTCGCCCCGGCCGACACCGTCCAGCTCGACACCGACCAGGTGCTGGCGATCGTCACCAGGCACGGCGGCCCCACCAGCCACACCGTCATCCTGGCGCGGTCGCTCGGCATCCCCGCGGTCGTGGGCTGCGAGGGGGCCGACGGCCTGACCGACGGGACACCGGTCGCGGTCGACGGCGACACGGGCCGGATCGACGTCGAACCGGACGAGGAACGGTCCGCGTCGGTCCTGGTGCGGGCCCGGCGCCGGCGCGAACTCCTGGCCGACTCCGCGGGACCCGGCCGCACCGCCGACGGTGCCCCGGTGGCGCTGCTGCTCAATGTGGGCGAGGGCGACCCCGACGAGGCGGGCGCCCACGACAGCGAGGGCGTGGGGCTGCTGCGCACCGAGTTCCTGTTCCTGGACCGGGCCGAGCCGCCGACGGTGGCCGAGCAGACCGCCGCCTACGCGCGGTTGTTCCGGGCCTTCGACGGCCGTACCGTCACCGTGCGCACACTGGACGCGGGCTCGGACAAGCCGCTGGCCTTCGCGGGGACCGGGCCGGAGGACAACCCGGCGCTGGGCCGGAGGGGCTTCCGGACGGCCCGGGTACACCCGGAGCTGCTGACCGACCAGCTGGCGGCGATCCGGGCCGCGGCCGACGGGTCCGGGGCGCGGGTGCGCGTGATGGCGCCGATGGTGTCCACCCCGGCCGAGGCCGCGGAGTTCGTCGCGCTGGCCCGGGAGGCCGGGATCACCGAGGCGGGCGTCATGATCGAGGTGCCCGGCGCCGCCCTGCTGGCGGACCGCCTGCTGCCCCGGGTCGACTTCGTGTCCCTGGGGACCAACGACCTCGCGCAGTACACCATGGCCGCGGACCGGACCCTGGGCACGCTGCCGGACCTGCTCGACCCGTGGCAGCCCGCGCTGCTGGAGCTGGTGGGCACGGTCGGCGGCGCGGGGGAGCGGTCCGGCCGCGCGGTGGGTGTGTGCGGGGAGGCCGCGGCGGACCCGCTGCTCGCGGTGGTGCTGGTGGGGCTGGGGGCGACGAGCCTGTCGATGGCCGCTCCGGCGCTGCCCGCCGTGCGCCACGCGCTGGCGCACCACACCAAGCAGGAGTGCCGGCACCTGGCCGGGCTCGCACTGGCCGCCGCCACCGCGGCGGAGGCCAGGGAGGCGGTCCGCGCCGCGGCGAGCCCGGACGTCGCCGACCTCTGAGCCCGTGTGACCGCCGGGGCCAGAGCGATGGATGCCGGACCCGAGAACAGAAGGAAGGATGCCCCGCGGGCCATGCGGCCCGCGGGGCATCCCCGTGTCCGGTGTGCGGTGATCCGGTCGCCCGGGCTCAGCCCGGCGTGCTCCAGTCGTCATCGAGCACCTCCGGGAGCAGGTCCAGTTGGGCCAGGCACGTCCGCGGCAGGTCGTCGAAGTCGGCGTCCGCGGCGACCCACGCGCCCACGCCCGTGTTCACCGCCGCGTAGAACACCGCGGCCACCAGGTCCGGTCGCGGGTCGGCGACCGGGTCGACCCCGACGCGCTCGGCGACGACGGCCGCGAGCTTCTTCTGCCGCACGTGGCAGTAGCGCATGTGCGCCGCCATGAGTTCGGGGTTCTGCTTCATGAGCTTGGCCGCGCCGCCCCGCAGGAGCATGGACGCGCGCTCGACCCGGTCCCACTGGTCGCTCAGCGCGTTGCGCAGGGCCAGGAGCGGGGGCTCGTCGCCGGGGCGCTCGCGCAGGGCGTCGAAGAGGTGCCGGTCCACGCCCTCCAGTGCCTCCAGCAGGATGTCCTCCTTGGAGGGGAAGTAGCGGAAGAACGTCCGCTGGGAGACCCCCACCCGGGCGGCGATCTCCTCGGTGGTGGTCGCCTGGTAGCCGTGCTCGTGGAACAGGCGCAGGGCGGTGTCGAGCAGGGCGTCGTGCAGCTGGGCCTTCTTGCGTTCGCGCAGGCCGCCGGTCGGTGCCTCAGTGCTCGTCGCGCTCATGGCCGCCTCCACCAGGGTCGTTCTGCCTGGAGCATACCAGCGCGCGCAATGTAATGTCAGTCACAGACAAAAATCACTTGCTGCAATATGTCAGCGGTTGCCATAATCTTGCGGTAGACGTCGCAAGGGGGACACATGACCGCACAGACCACCGCTCCACCATCGAAGCGGGCGGGGGGACTGAGGAACAGCCCGTGGGGGACCCTGGTCGCCATCGCCTTCGGCGTCATGATGGTGGCCCTGGACGGGACCATCGTCGCGGTCGCCAACCCCGCCATCGGCGCGTCCCTGGGCGCCTCGCTCGCCGAACTCCAGTGGGTCACGCACGGCTACCTGCTCGGGCTCGCCGTCTTCCTCATCACCGCGGGCAAACTGGGTGACCGCTTCGGCCACCGGCGCACCTACCTCGTGGGGGTCGTGGGGTTCGTGCTCTCCTCGGTGGCGATCGCGCTGTCCTTCGGCGTCATCATGCTCGTCGTGTTCCGGATCCTGCAAGGCGTTTTCGGCGCCCTGCTGCTGCCCGCCGCGATGGGCCTGCTGCGTTCCGGCTTCCCGCCGGAGAAGCTCGGCCGGGCCTTCGGCGTCTTCGGCAGCCTCATCGGCGCGGCCACGGCCGGCGGGCCGATCCTCGGGGGCGTCCTGGTGGGCACCTTCGGTTGGGAGGCCGTGTTCTTCATCAACGCCCCGGTCGGCGCGATCGCCCTGGGACTCAGCCTGTGGCTGCTCCGGCCCAACCAGGCGACCGACCCCGACTCGCGGATGGACGTCCCCGGGATCATCCTGCTCAGCGTCGCCATCTTCGCGCTGGTGTGGGCGCTGGTCGAGGCGCCGACCGCGGGCTGGGGCGCGCCGGTCACGCTCGGATCGCTCGCCGTGGCCCTGGTCGTGGGCGTGCTGTTCGTGCTCTGGGAACGCCGCCCCCGGCACCCGCTGATCCCGCTGGCGCTGTTCGCCAACCCGTCGATCTCCATCGGCACCGTGATCATGGTGTTCATGGCCGTGAGCCTGATGGGCTCGCTGTTCTTCATCACCTTCTACCTGCAGGGCGCGCGCGGTATGAGCCCGGCGCAGACCGGCCTGCAACTGCTGCCGATGACCGGGATGATGGCGATCACCTCGCCCATCGCGGGCCGGGTCCTGGACCGCGTCGGTCCGCGCATCCCCACCACCGCGGGCCTGGTGGTGAGCGCCGTGGGCATGTTCATGCTCTCCCGGCTGACCATGGAGACCCCCGTCGTCTACCTGTCGGTGGCCTTCATCCTGCTCGGGATGGGGCTCAGCCTGGTGATGACCGGCGCCACGGCCGCGATCATCGGTGCCGCGCCGATGCGGTTCGCCGGGGTCGCCTCCGCGGTCCAGCAGGCCGCAATGCAGCTCGGCGGCTCCCTGGGGACCGCGGTCCTGGGCGCCGTGATGTCGGCGACGATCATCGCGACCCTGCCCGGGCGCTTCGCCGACGCCGGTCTGCCCGCCCCGGGCACGGACGAGCTGCGGACCGACCAGAGCACGGTCGCGCAGGGCGGGGCCGTGGTGCCCGAGGGCGCCACCCCCGACGTCGCCGCCGCCGTCACCGAGGCCAGCAACCTGGCCTTCCTGAGCGGCTTGCAGTGGGCGTTCGGGATCGCCGCGGCGCTGCTGGCCGTGTCCGCGGTGATGTCGCTGTTCATGCGCGGCGGGATGACCGGCGCGGGGTCCGAGGACGAGGAGTCCGCGGGGACCGCCGCGCCGGCCGTGCACGTCTGAGGCACGCGTGACCCGGGAGGGCCGGCGGCGACCCGTGACCACGGGCCGCCGCCGGCCCTCCTTCTCGGCCGTGGCCGTGGATCAGGTCGTGTAGTCGGCGTTGATCCGGATGTAGCCGTCGGTCAGGTCGCAGCCGTAGACGGTGAACGCGCCCTCGGCGATGCCCAGATCGACGCTGATGACGACCTCCTCGCCCTTCATGTGCTCGGCGGCGCGCGCCAGGGTCTCGCCGGTGGCGGGGGTCGGGTAGGTCTCCACGTCCCCGAAGACGATCCGCACGTTCTCCGGCACGATGTCGGTCTCCGCGTCGTTCTTGCCGACCGCCATCGCCACCCGGCCCCAGTTGGGGTCGGCGCCGTGCACGGCCGTCTTGACCAGCGGGGAGTTCACCACGGCCTTGCCGACCCGCTTGGCCTGGGCGTCGTCGCGAGCACCGGTGACGCGCACCTCCAGCAGCTTGCCCGCGCCCTCGCCGTCGGAGGCGATCTTGCGCACCAGCGCCAGCGCCACGTCGTAGAGCGCCGACTCGAACGCGTCGGAGTCCACGCCGCCCGCCAGCCCGTTGGCGAAGATCGCCGCGGAGTCGCTGGTGGAGGTGTCGGTGTCGATGCTCAGCGCGTTGAACGTGCGGTCCACGACCCGGCGGAACATCGCGTCCAGGGCCGGCTGGTCCAGGTCGGCGTCGGTGAAGAACCAGGCCAGCATGGTCGCCATGTTCGGCTCGATCATGCCCACGCCCTTGGCGATGCCGGTGATCGTCGCCTCCCCGACCCGGGCCGAGGCGGTCTTGGGCCCGGTGTCGGTCGTCATCATCGCCGCCGCCGAGCGGTCCAGGTCGGCCGGGGGGAACTCCGCGGGCAGGCCGTCCAGGAAGGCCCGGACCCGGTCCATGGGGTAGGGCACGCCGATCACCCCGGTGGAGGCGATGAGGAGCTCCTCCGGCTCGATGCCCGCCGCGCGCGCCACGCGCTCCTGCACCTCGCGGGCGTTGGCCTCCCCGGTCATCGTGGCGACGTTGGCGTTGCGGGCGATGACGGCGACCCCGCGGGCGCGGCCGTCGGCGACCGCGCGGCGGCTCAGGACCACACTGGAGCCGGCGAACCGGGACCGGGTGAACACGGCGGACACGTGGGCGGGCACCTCCGAGACGACCGCGAAGAAGTCGTCGTGGGGGTCCTTGATCCCGATGTTGCCTGCCACGCCGCGGAAACCGGCGGGCACGGGGGTCTGGCTGCTCATCATCCTCCTCGGGCTTCGTGGCGTCAGCCTACTCACCCGCGTGCCCCACCCCTCATTACGGCTACGACCTGCGAGGGTTTCGTCCTGTACGGACGTGGCGCCGGAGTGACAAGACTCGGGTAACGGGGTATCCGCCGAATGCGAGTGGACACCCGGGGGGAGGCGTGTTGTGCGTGATGGTGACTGGCTCACGGAGACGGGAGCGCAGATCCGAGGCGTCCTGAAGGTGATGGTGGACGCCCAGTGGCTGCCGGGCGGTGCCGCCGTCATCGGCACGGGCGGCATGTGGGAGTTCGTCGCGGTCGGCCGCGTGAACGAGGAGGACGACACCGCCCCCGACGTCGCCTACGACGCGGCGAGCCTGACCAAGGTCATGGCGACCTGGCCGCTCGTCGGCCAGGCGGTCGCCGAGGGGATGCTGGACCTGGACGCCCCGATGTCCGAATACCTGCCGGTGGCGGACCTGCCCGGAGGGGCGGTCACCACCCGGCAGATCCTGACCCACACCAGCCGGCTCAATCCGGTCACGTGGCTGGAACGGTACGTGGGCACGGACGAGGACCTGGCCCAG from Nocardiopsis aegyptia harbors:
- a CDS encoding PTS sugar transporter subunit IIB, which gives rise to MTTIQGSDIRKVVVACDAGMGSSVMLTSQLQRTLKPYGVTVEHSQVDRVPGDADVVLCHAGLLGRAQGNLPDKVVIGFQMFMGDPAFTRLEQAIKEGGSLAD
- a CDS encoding PTS sugar transporter subunit IIA, translated to MPTDLALTADAVRLGRTAADKTDAIDQCGALLVDLGAVEPGYVPAMHEREASVSTFLGEGVAIPHGTDASRALIKETALAVVQFPDGVDWDGNTVYLAVGIAASGGEHIGVLSALATVLSDPARAERLRTASAPSDVLALLGPGTDA
- a CDS encoding zinc-dependent dehydrogenase, yielding MLVARFYAPGDIRLEQAPEPTVGPGQLKIAVANCSTCGTDVKISRHGHHHIDPPRVIGHEITGRISEIGEGVTGWAEGDRVQVIAAIPCGSCHECKAGRMPVCSRQQSMGYHYDGGFAESMIIPEAVLAVDGVNRVPDNIDMGEASLAEPLACVLNGQEIAGVSTGDTVVVMGAGPIGCLHVRLARARGAARVFLVDINRGRLDMSADVVRPDAAIAGEETDPVAEVLRLTGDRGADVVITAAASGRAQEDALRMVARGGRVSFFGGLPKDNPIIQLDSNLVHYREISIFGANGSSPAHNRRALELISSGAVPVADLITERMSLSDVHKAIETVAAGTAIKVTIQP
- a CDS encoding phosphoenolpyruvate--protein phosphotransferase; the protein is MMPQTGHPDIPTPRDAAREGTSAEGHEHADASGADRAGASRLEGIPAAPGAAVGPVARMSAPPTLPNTRPSSAGAATEADRARDALERVAAQFDARAEGLGEEAAAVLGALALMARDPELARRTAERTEAGDPAAWAVHTACGAYQELLLAAGGYLAERAADLADIRDRAVAHLLDLPMPGLPDPGRPHVLVADDLAPADTVQLDTDQVLAIVTRHGGPTSHTVILARSLGIPAVVGCEGADGLTDGTPVAVDGDTGRIDVEPDEERSASVLVRARRRRELLADSAGPGRTADGAPVALLLNVGEGDPDEAGAHDSEGVGLLRTEFLFLDRAEPPTVAEQTAAYARLFRAFDGRTVTVRTLDAGSDKPLAFAGTGPEDNPALGRRGFRTARVHPELLTDQLAAIRAAADGSGARVRVMAPMVSTPAEAAEFVALAREAGITEAGVMIEVPGAALLADRLLPRVDFVSLGTNDLAQYTMAADRTLGTLPDLLDPWQPALLELVGTVGGAGERSGRAVGVCGEAAADPLLAVVLVGLGATSLSMAAPALPAVRHALAHHTKQECRHLAGLALAAATAAEAREAVRAAASPDVADL
- a CDS encoding TetR/AcrR family transcriptional regulator, producing the protein MSATSTEAPTGGLRERKKAQLHDALLDTALRLFHEHGYQATTTEEIAARVGVSQRTFFRYFPSKEDILLEALEGVDRHLFDALRERPGDEPPLLALRNALSDQWDRVERASMLLRGGAAKLMKQNPELMAAHMRYCHVRQKKLAAVVAERVGVDPVADPRPDLVAAVFYAAVNTGVGAWVAADADFDDLPRTCLAQLDLLPEVLDDDWSTPG
- a CDS encoding DHA2 family efflux MFS transporter permease subunit, with amino-acid sequence MTAQTTAPPSKRAGGLRNSPWGTLVAIAFGVMMVALDGTIVAVANPAIGASLGASLAELQWVTHGYLLGLAVFLITAGKLGDRFGHRRTYLVGVVGFVLSSVAIALSFGVIMLVVFRILQGVFGALLLPAAMGLLRSGFPPEKLGRAFGVFGSLIGAATAGGPILGGVLVGTFGWEAVFFINAPVGAIALGLSLWLLRPNQATDPDSRMDVPGIILLSVAIFALVWALVEAPTAGWGAPVTLGSLAVALVVGVLFVLWERRPRHPLIPLALFANPSISIGTVIMVFMAVSLMGSLFFITFYLQGARGMSPAQTGLQLLPMTGMMAITSPIAGRVLDRVGPRIPTTAGLVVSAVGMFMLSRLTMETPVVYLSVAFILLGMGLSLVMTGATAAIIGAAPMRFAGVASAVQQAAMQLGGSLGTAVLGAVMSATIIATLPGRFADAGLPAPGTDELRTDQSTVAQGGAVVPEGATPDVAAAVTEASNLAFLSGLQWAFGIAAALLAVSAVMSLFMRGGMTGAGSEDEESAGTAAPAVHV
- the argJ gene encoding bifunctional glutamate N-acetyltransferase/amino-acid acetyltransferase ArgJ; this encodes MSSQTPVPAGFRGVAGNIGIKDPHDDFFAVVSEVPAHVSAVFTRSRFAGSSVVLSRRAVADGRARGVAVIARNANVATMTGEANAREVQERVARAAGIEPEELLIASTGVIGVPYPMDRVRAFLDGLPAEFPPADLDRSAAAMMTTDTGPKTASARVGEATITGIAKGVGMIEPNMATMLAWFFTDADLDQPALDAMFRRVVDRTFNALSIDTDTSTSDSAAIFANGLAGGVDSDAFESALYDVALALVRKIASDGEGAGKLLEVRVTGARDDAQAKRVGKAVVNSPLVKTAVHGADPNWGRVAMAVGKNDAETDIVPENVRIVFGDVETYPTPATGETLARAAEHMKGEEVVISVDLGIAEGAFTVYGCDLTDGYIRINADYTT